One window of the Vicinamibacteria bacterium genome contains the following:
- a CDS encoding DUF4388 domain-containing protein, with the protein MALSGTLKDFALPDIFQLIGMQRKTGLLTLENERETVSVVFEQGMVVHADSTVRRLDDLLGNVLVRQRTLRRDALEDALAKQKVSMQRLGFILTNQGYISRDDLKAALSEQVQQIVFRVFRWKSGRYHFDPAAGADYDRENMSPVSTDHILMEGIRRVDEWPIIEKRIPSLDFVFRPLVPKDQIRIEESSTEEAGGLEASLDLLSGKGGGTATLISEVVLSPLEGTIYKLLDGKRSVAAVMELTGLSDFDVCRALFDFVDRKLVVAAGQEQAKSVSPGLPHADVPAQGETAGKIALVAVLVLAASGFLISLGEPFRVPPRPSFMREEAATIARSRDVARMQRVVAALRSYYLTFGVYPGSLDDLVNTTPPLVAPEDLTDASGQSFRYETQADRVTLQALGPSGSPYLSISREILPDDVSFAPTPSVRSSSR; encoded by the coding sequence AGCGGGAGACGGTGAGCGTCGTCTTCGAGCAGGGGATGGTCGTCCACGCCGACTCCACCGTGCGTCGTCTCGACGACCTGCTGGGAAACGTCCTCGTGCGACAGCGGACACTTCGGCGAGACGCCCTCGAGGATGCCCTCGCCAAGCAAAAGGTCTCGATGCAACGTCTCGGTTTCATCTTGACCAATCAGGGGTACATCAGCCGCGATGATCTGAAAGCGGCTCTTTCCGAACAGGTCCAGCAGATCGTCTTTCGAGTCTTCCGTTGGAAATCGGGACGATATCACTTCGACCCCGCGGCGGGAGCGGACTACGACCGCGAGAACATGAGCCCGGTCAGCACGGACCACATCCTCATGGAAGGCATTCGGCGCGTCGACGAGTGGCCGATCATCGAGAAGCGGATTCCGTCGCTTGACTTCGTATTTCGCCCGCTCGTTCCGAAGGATCAGATCCGGATCGAGGAGTCGTCCACCGAAGAGGCGGGCGGGCTCGAAGCTTCGCTCGATTTGCTCTCCGGCAAGGGGGGCGGTACCGCTACCCTCATCTCCGAGGTCGTTTTGAGTCCGCTCGAGGGGACGATCTACAAGCTTCTCGATGGCAAGCGTTCCGTGGCCGCCGTCATGGAGCTGACCGGTCTGTCGGATTTCGACGTGTGCCGGGCGCTCTTCGACTTCGTCGACCGGAAACTCGTGGTGGCCGCCGGCCAGGAACAGGCGAAATCAGTCAGCCCGGGTCTCCCCCATGCCGACGTTCCGGCCCAAGGCGAGACCGCGGGCAAGATCGCTCTCGTGGCGGTGCTGGTGCTCGCGGCCTCCGGGTTCCTCATTTCCCTGGGGGAGCCGTTTCGCGTTCCCCCTCGGCCGAGCTTCATGCGCGAGGAGGCCGCCACCATAGCCCGCAGTCGAGACGTCGCCCGCATGCAGCGCGTGGTTGCAGCACTGCGGAGCTACTATCTCACTTTCGGCGTCTATCCGGGAAGCCTCGACGACCTCGTGAATACCACCCCGCCGCTCGTCGCCCCCGAAGATCTCACCGATGCGTCCGGGCAATCGTTTCGTTACGAGACCCAAGCGGACCGTGTCACGCTTCAAGCACTGGGCCCGTCGGGGTCTCCTTACCTCTCCATCTCCCGAGAGATCCTTCCAGACGACGTTAGCTTTGCGCCGACGCCTTCGGTACGATCCTCGAGCCGCTGA
- a CDS encoding bifunctional riboflavin kinase/FAD synthetase, with translation MRVSRYPDVGLPEDARPAVTLGNFDGVHRGHRRAIDLLVERARALGTHAIAVTFEPHPISVLRPAEAPKRILTPKAKQEILEATGLDELLIIAFTLEFSRIEPREFVESILVGRLRVRELVLGANFRFGRRRSGDLDSLRAFGDKHGFVVHEVHASMHRGEMISSSRVRVTLAGGQVDEAAAMLGRPYFLEGRVVEGAGRGRLMGFPTANLEVEGDVLVGDGVYVTDSLVNGRVYQGMTHVGRRPTFGIEEHSVETHLFELDRNIYGSTLRLFFHERIRGTVRFTSASELESQLHRDREHARRFFHARGRNLVL, from the coding sequence ATGAGAGTCAGTCGTTACCCCGACGTAGGATTACCGGAAGATGCCAGGCCGGCGGTTACCCTCGGCAACTTCGACGGCGTACACCGCGGCCACCGTCGGGCCATCGATCTGCTCGTGGAGCGCGCCCGGGCTCTCGGCACCCACGCGATCGCGGTCACCTTCGAGCCCCATCCGATCAGCGTGCTGAGGCCGGCGGAGGCCCCCAAGCGCATCCTCACGCCGAAGGCGAAACAGGAGATTCTGGAAGCGACCGGCCTCGACGAGCTCCTGATCATCGCGTTCACTCTCGAGTTCTCGCGGATCGAGCCTCGTGAATTCGTGGAGAGCATCCTGGTCGGCCGCCTTCGAGTCAGGGAGCTGGTACTGGGCGCGAACTTTCGCTTCGGTCGGCGTCGTTCGGGAGACCTCGATTCCCTGCGGGCATTCGGTGACAAGCACGGTTTCGTGGTGCACGAAGTGCATGCTTCGATGCATCGCGGCGAGATGATCTCGAGCTCGCGAGTTCGAGTCACCCTGGCGGGCGGTCAGGTCGACGAGGCAGCGGCGATGCTGGGGCGGCCTTACTTTCTGGAAGGCCGCGTGGTCGAAGGTGCGGGGCGGGGTCGTCTCATGGGTTTTCCCACCGCGAATCTCGAGGTGGAAGGAGACGTTCTCGTGGGCGACGGTGTTTATGTGACGGATTCCCTCGTCAACGGCCGAGTCTACCAGGGTATGACCCACGTCGGGCGGAGGCCGACTTTCGGTATCGAGGAGCACTCGGTCGAGACCCATTTGTTCGAGCTCGATCGCAACATCTATGGCTCGACCCTGCGACTGTTCTTTCACGAGAGGATTCGGGGCACGGTGCGGTTCACGTCGGCGAGCGAGCTCGAATCGCAACTCCATCGCGACCGCGAGCACGCTCG